The nucleotide sequence CGACCGCGCGCGCGAGGTCCTCGTCGCGCGCGAGGTGATTCTGCCCAGTTTCACGCTCGACGAGGTGGTCGCCGCCGTGGGACGCGAGGTCACACAGCTCAACCAGGTGCTGGCGGCGGAGGGCCGGGACGCGCGCCTCGCCGACGGCCCGCTGCTCGAGGCGCTGCGGACGTTCGGGTCGCTGGGCACCTGGTGGATCTTCCACGAGCGCGGTCCGCTGTGGTATCGGGGGTTCGCCACCTGGACGGCGGAAGAAGGCCCGGCGCAAGTGGCCCGCCTGCGTGAGATCCACCGGGCCGAGCGCTTCGTCGTCGGCCACACCGTCATGCGCGACTTCCGCATCACGTCCCGCTTCGACGGTCAGGTGTGGCTGATCGACACGGGCATGCTCGCGCGCGTCTACAGAGGACGGGCCTCGGCGCTCGAAATTCGGGGCGACGAGCTGACCGCGATCTACGTCGAGTAGCGACGCCGAGGACCTCGAGCGGATCTCGCCCCCTCAGCGTCTCTGCCCGGACACCGACGGGTGCCCCACGACGGAGACCCGCCAGAGGCGGTCGGTCCCTGCGCGAATGCCGATGCGCGGGCTCCAGGCCGCCTCGGTCACCCGCCGTCGCTGATCCTCGATGAACAGCCGCGGCCCGGCCAGGTCGGCACGGTTCTCGGCGAGCGTGATGCCGAGCGCGCGCGTGAGGTTCCCGGGCCCACGACAGAGGTCTGCGTCGGGGATCGGCGTGGCGCGACGGCCGGTCGCCAGGCGCCGCGCGCGCATCAGTTGGTGCCCTTCGAGCGGCTCGAGCGCCCGAATCAGCACGGCGGCCGGGTGGCCCTCGGCCTCGGTGACCGCGTTGACCAGACAGTGCATCCCGTAGTTGAAGTACACGTAGGCAAAGCCTGGCGGCCCGTAGAGCGGCGCGTTGCGCGGCGTGGGCCCGGCGGCAGCATGGCACGCCGGGTCGTCCTCGCCGATGTACGCCTCGACCTCGACAACCGCGCCGGCAGCGCGTCCGCCGTCGGCCGCGTGCACGAGCACCTTGCCGAGCAGGTCGTACGCGACCTCGAGTGTGGGCCTCGCGTAGAAGGCGTGCGGCAGTGGCACGGCGGCCCGGGCGGTCTCCGGCGTCAGGACGCGAGCAGCCGCGCCCGCGCGATGGCACGCTCGACCGCGCGCGAAACGTCGACGCTCGTGTCGGGCAGCGACCGTTGCAGCACGGCAATCGCGTCGGGGCCGCCGATGAGGCCGAGCACCATCGCCACCCGCTCGCGCACGGCCGGTTCGGGCTCGCGCATGTGCGCCTCGAGGTCGTCGACGATCGGCCGGCCGAGGTCCACCAGATACGCCATCACCTGTTCCTCGACCGTCCGGTCCTTCAACCCCGCCACGAGGCGCGGTACCGTCGGACGGCCGGCGCCTCGAAGCGCGTAGGCGATGGCCATCTCCTCGGCCCGTGTCTTCGGTGTTGCCAGGCTCGGCTCGAGCGCGAGCACGGCCGTCGCCTCGCCCGATCGGGCGAGGCCCTCGATGGCCCAGCGGCGGATCCTGGCGTTGTCGTGGCCGAGGTGCGCCTGGAAGAACGGCACGCTCGACGAGTGGCCAATGCGGGCGAGGGCGTCGAAGGCCGCCTCGGCCATCGGCCCCTTCCGGTAGTAGGCGAACTGCTCGCCGAGGGCCTGGATGGCGCGCGTCTCGCGGACGTCGCCGAGCGCGCGCATGGCGGCGAGGCGCACGTCCTCGGCGGGGTCGTTGATGGCGGCGATGAGCGCCTCGCCGGCCGAGGTGACGCGCAGCGCCCCGAGCACGCGCGCGGCCGCTTCGCGTACGCGCACGTCGGTGTCCCTCAGGGCGTCGGTGAGCACCTGCGCGGTCGCCGGCTCGAGCGGCGGCCGCGCCATGACCCCGAGGGCGTACACCGCCTCCGATCGGACCTTCGGCAGGTCGTCGCGCATCGCGCCCGAGAGGTTCCTCAGCAGTTCGGGCGGTACGGGCCGCGGCACGAGCTTGAACGGCCCGAGCTCGAAGGCCGACTGCGCCAGGTTCGGATTGCGGCGCTCGATGACCAGCGCGACGCGCGTCTTCGTCTGCAGCGAGTCGACCAGGAAGAAGCCGAGCAGCCGTTCGATGGTCTCGAGCTGGATGTCGTTGATGGGATCCACCAGCAGTTGCGACAGGGGCCCGATGGCCTCGGGGTAGCCGCCGTCCGACAACGCCCGCAGCGCCCGCTGTCTGACGGCTGGATCGGTGCTGCGGAGGTCCTGGACGACGGTCTCGAATGCCGGCTGCGCCGAGACGACGGCCACGGGCGTCACGACGGGCAGGCGCGCGCCAGGCGATGTGAGGCCGAGAGCGCCGGCGGCCATGGCCAGGGCTGCAGTCACCGCGATGTTGTGTCTCACGTGTCACTCCCCGCGTACGCGTGCTGGCGGCTGAACGCCAGCGCGCGCGCCAGATGTTGCCCCGTATACGACGCCGGAGTCTGGACGATGGCTTCGGGCGGCCCGGCGGCGACGACCTGCCCGCCCGCCTCGCCTCCCTCGGGGCCGAGGTCGATGACCCAGTCGGCCGTCTTGATCACGTCGAGGTTGTGCTCGATGACGAGCAGCGTGTGGCCGGCGTGCAGCAGCTTGCGGAACGCCGCCAGCAGCTTCGCGATGTCGTCGAAGTGCAGGCCGGTCGTCGGCTCGTCCAGGATGTACAGGATGCGCTCGCCCGCGTGCGCCGACAGATGCGACGCGATCTTGATGCGCTGCGCCTCACCGCCCGACAGGGTGGTCGCCGACTGCCCGAGGCGCAGGTAGCCGAGGCCGATCTCGTCGAGCACCTGCAGCCGGCGCACCACCTTCGCGGCACCGGCGAAGAACGCGATCGCTTCCTTCACGGTGAAGTCGAGCACCTGGTCGATGGTGCGCCCTTTGTACCGCACCTCGAGGACCTGGGGCCGGAACCGCTTGCCGTGGCACTCTTCGCAGGGCACGAAGACGTCGGCGAGGAACTGCATCTCGACCTTGACCTGCCCCTCGCCCTCGCAGGCCTCGCACCGTCCGCCCGGGACGTTGAACGAGAAATGGCTCGGGCTCAGGCCGCGCGCCTGCGCGTCCTTGGTCGACGCGAAGAGCTCGCGAATGGGATCGAACGCCTTGAGGTACGTGACCGGGTTCGACCGCGGGCTGCGGCCGATCGGCGCCTGGTCGACCAGGACGACGTCGGTGATCTGGTCCGCCCCCTCCAGCCGTCGGAACGCGCCGAGCCGCTTGTCCCAGTCGCCCTTCGCCCGCTTGACGGCGGCGTAGAGCACGTCGTGCACGAGCGTCGACTTCCCCGAGCCGCTGACCCCGGTCACGCACGTCAGCACGCCGAGCGGAATCTCGATGTCGATGTTCTTCAGGTTGTGCTCGCGCGCGCCGAGCAGCCTCAGCCGCTGCGGCGTGGGCCGCCGCCGCGTGCTCGGCACGGGGATGGCCAGCTCGTCGCGCAGGTACTTCGCGGTGAGCGAGCGCGGCTCGTCGGCGAGCCCCGCGAGGGGCCCCGAGTAGACCACTCGCCCGCCCTGCTCGCCGGCGCCGACGCCGAGGTCGACCACGTGGTCGGCCACGGCGATCATGTCGGCGTCGTGCTCGACGACGAGCACGGTGTTGCCCTGGTCGCGCAGCTGCCGGAGGATGTCGATGAGGCGCTGGTTGTCGCGCGGGTGCAGGCCCACCGAGGGCTCGTCGAGCACGTAGAGCGTGCCGACGAGGGCCGAGCCGAGCGACGTCGCCAGGCTGATGCGCTGCGCCTCTCCGCCGGAGAGCGTCGACGACAGGCGATCGAGCGTCAGGTACTCGAGACCGACGTC is from Acidobacteriota bacterium and encodes:
- a CDS encoding DNA-3-methyladenine glycosylase, coding for MPHAFYARPTLEVAYDLLGKVLVHAADGGRAAGAVVEVEAYIGEDDPACHAAAGPTPRNAPLYGPPGFAYVYFNYGMHCLVNAVTEAEGHPAAVLIRALEPLEGHQLMRARRLATGRRATPIPDADLCRGPGNLTRALGITLAENRADLAGPRLFIEDQRRRVTEAAWSPRIGIRAGTDRLWRVSVVGHPSVSGQRR
- a CDS encoding HEAT repeat domain-containing protein; the encoded protein is MRHNIAVTAALAMAAGALGLTSPGARLPVVTPVAVVSAQPAFETVVQDLRSTDPAVRQRALRALSDGGYPEAIGPLSQLLVDPINDIQLETIERLLGFFLVDSLQTKTRVALVIERRNPNLAQSAFELGPFKLVPRPVPPELLRNLSGAMRDDLPKVRSEAVYALGVMARPPLEPATAQVLTDALRDTDVRVREAAARVLGALRVTSAGEALIAAINDPAEDVRLAAMRALGDVRETRAIQALGEQFAYYRKGPMAEAAFDALARIGHSSSVPFFQAHLGHDNARIRRWAIEGLARSGEATAVLALEPSLATPKTRAEEMAIAYALRGAGRPTVPRLVAGLKDRTVEEQVMAYLVDLGRPIVDDLEAHMREPEPAVRERVAMVLGLIGGPDAIAVLQRSLPDTSVDVSRAVERAIARARLLAS